One genomic segment of Petrotoga sp. 9PW.55.5.1 includes these proteins:
- a CDS encoding response regulator transcription factor → MKILVIEDEEKLANIIKRGLTEEGYCVDVAFDGEEGEDYAKYSSYDLIILDIMLPRKDGITVCKNLREENINTPILMLTAKDSIEDRVKGLDSGADDYLVKPFDFDELFARVRSLLRRESFTKNPELKVGDLTLNTLTREVWKGDKKLKLTPKEYNILEYFMRNPKIVVTRTILEEKMWDIDFEGNSNVIDVYIRRLRKKLEDKDGKILETVRGAGYRLRVS, encoded by the coding sequence ATGAAGATTTTGGTTATTGAAGACGAAGAGAAACTTGCTAATATAATAAAAAGAGGATTAACTGAAGAAGGATACTGCGTCGATGTAGCATTTGACGGAGAAGAAGGTGAAGATTATGCAAAATACTCGTCTTATGATTTAATTATTCTTGATATTATGCTACCAAGAAAAGACGGTATAACTGTTTGCAAAAACTTAAGAGAGGAAAATATAAACACTCCTATTTTAATGTTAACGGCAAAAGATAGTATAGAGGATCGAGTAAAAGGATTAGATTCTGGAGCCGATGATTATTTAGTTAAACCTTTTGACTTTGATGAACTTTTTGCAAGAGTTAGGTCTTTACTTAGAAGAGAATCTTTCACAAAAAACCCCGAACTGAAAGTAGGGGATTTAACGTTGAATACTCTAACACGGGAGGTCTGGAAAGGCGATAAAAAATTAAAACTTACTCCTAAAGAGTATAATATTTTAGAATATTTCATGAGAAATCCGAAGATCGTTGTTACTAGAACAATTTTAGAAGAAAAGATGTGGGACATAGATTTCGAAGGCAATTCAAACGTTATAGATGTGTATATAAGAAGACTTAGAAAGAAATTGGAAGATAAAGATGGGAAAATTTTAGAAACTGTTAGAGGAGCTGGTTACAGGTTAAGAGTTTCGTGA
- a CDS encoding glycerol-3-phosphate acyltransferase yields the protein MKLMISLIVSYFIGSVPWSYIFAKVFSGKDLRKVGTKNVGATNAWKEAGPIAGILSFSGDATKGILAILFGMLLSLEKSWWPLLALVAIIGHSNSIWLRGKGGVGVAAAVGSFVLLFPLESAAFGIFAGTLWLTFGKGIMFVLSILWPFVILIGFLRGTINLLGTIFALVMVAWLFVKGWKNLKLSFEDIKGPLKDNFVRRKLWRYMGLLFPALAYPLWGPVVFRYIVLIAGLIALILELIRRYSKSLNRILKKIFKSVSKSEEASNVSGTSYFLMGCAIAGLFPVPYSLISIVMLALGDSWAVLVGKKWGKHQWIKGKSIEGSIACFMICLASGAVYMNLIGIPITYLALIVGAIAATVMEGLGNWLNDNLSIAPIAAFFMWVIS from the coding sequence ATGAAATTAATGATTTCTTTAATAGTTAGCTATTTTATAGGTTCTGTCCCATGGAGTTATATCTTTGCAAAGGTATTTTCTGGCAAAGATTTAAGAAAGGTAGGTACAAAAAACGTAGGTGCTACAAATGCTTGGAAAGAAGCTGGACCAATAGCAGGTATTTTATCTTTTTCTGGAGATGCGACTAAAGGTATTTTAGCTATTTTATTTGGAATGCTACTAAGCTTAGAAAAAAGTTGGTGGCCTTTATTAGCATTAGTTGCGATAATTGGTCATTCTAACTCAATTTGGCTGAGAGGTAAGGGAGGCGTAGGTGTTGCTGCGGCTGTCGGATCTTTTGTTTTATTGTTCCCGTTAGAATCTGCTGCTTTTGGAATATTTGCTGGAACGCTGTGGCTTACTTTCGGTAAAGGGATAATGTTTGTTCTATCAATTTTATGGCCTTTTGTCATTTTGATTGGTTTTTTAAGAGGAACAATTAATTTATTGGGTACAATTTTTGCTCTCGTTATGGTTGCTTGGTTGTTCGTTAAAGGTTGGAAAAATTTGAAATTATCTTTCGAAGATATAAAAGGTCCGCTCAAGGATAACTTTGTTAGAAGAAAATTGTGGAGATATATGGGACTGTTGTTTCCTGCATTAGCTTACCCACTTTGGGGACCAGTAGTTTTTAGATATATAGTTTTGATAGCAGGTTTAATAGCTCTTATTCTTGAATTAATTAGAAGATATTCAAAAAGTCTTAATAGAATATTAAAAAAGATTTTTAAGTCAGTTAGTAAAAGTGAAGAAGCTAGCAATGTTTCTGGGACGAGTTATTTTCTTATGGGTTGTGCTATAGCCGGTCTTTTCCCTGTTCCTTATTCCTTGATTTCTATTGTAATGTTAGCTTTGGGGGACTCATGGGCTGTTTTAGTGGGTAAAAAGTGGGGAAAGCATCAATGGATAAAAGGAAAATCAATTGAGGGAAGTATTGCTTGTTTTATGATTTGTTTAGCATCAGGTGCAGTCTATATGAACTTAATTGGGATACCAATTACTTATTTGGCTTTAATAGTTGGTGCGATAGCTGCGACTGTTATGGAAGGTTTAGGTAATTGGTTAAACGACAATTTAAGTATTGCTCCAATCGCTGCTTTTTTTATGTGGGTTATTTCATAG
- a CDS encoding DUF1015 domain-containing protein, whose translation MATVRPFKALRPHKGVEQCFSCPPYDVLEEEEVQEIIQRNPNSFLRVTRSEVEVGPDSSKDKIYEKARENLNFFINKGTLYKDENPSYYIYRETWQGISQTGIFATVSVDEYDKGIIKKHELTRRDKEEDRTNHILKLKAQTGPVFLTFKTDQKVKKIINDALENTEILYCFSDEKNVTHELWKIEDEKFVKDIENAFNHIENLYIVDGHHRAAAASRAQKIMKEKDNNYSCEKEYNFFMAAIFPHDELRILPYNRIVKDLNGLKVEEFLNKISTSFDLEEAPVSPFSPDAPHTFGMYLQKKWYKLTFKQEVNDDPVENLDVQILQRELLEPILSIKDPRTDSRIYFLGGIRGLKEIEKWVDKKGWAVGFSMYPTQLDQLMKVADMNKVMPPKSTWFEPKLRSGLLIHPLD comes from the coding sequence TTGGCAACAGTAAGACCATTTAAAGCATTAAGGCCACATAAGGGGGTAGAACAATGTTTTTCATGTCCTCCATACGATGTACTAGAAGAAGAAGAGGTTCAAGAGATAATTCAGAGAAATCCCAATTCTTTTCTTAGAGTAACAAGATCTGAAGTAGAAGTTGGGCCTGACTCTTCAAAAGACAAAATATATGAAAAGGCTAGAGAAAATCTCAATTTTTTTATAAATAAAGGAACATTATATAAAGATGAAAATCCATCTTATTATATATATAGAGAAACTTGGCAGGGCATTTCTCAAACCGGTATTTTTGCTACCGTAAGTGTCGATGAATACGATAAGGGAATAATCAAAAAACATGAATTAACAAGAAGAGATAAAGAAGAAGATAGGACTAACCATATACTTAAATTAAAAGCACAAACCGGACCAGTTTTTTTGACCTTTAAGACTGATCAAAAAGTAAAAAAAATAATCAATGATGCATTAGAAAACACGGAAATACTATATTGCTTTTCTGATGAAAAAAACGTTACGCATGAACTATGGAAAATAGAAGATGAAAAGTTCGTAAAAGATATAGAAAACGCATTTAACCATATAGAAAATCTTTATATTGTTGATGGGCACCATCGAGCAGCGGCAGCGTCAAGAGCTCAAAAGATTATGAAAGAAAAAGATAACAACTACTCTTGCGAAAAAGAATACAATTTTTTTATGGCGGCAATTTTTCCTCATGACGAATTAAGAATTCTTCCTTACAACAGAATTGTTAAAGATTTAAATGGTTTAAAGGTAGAAGAGTTTTTAAATAAAATATCTACTTCTTTTGATCTTGAAGAAGCACCAGTTTCTCCTTTTTCTCCCGATGCTCCCCATACTTTTGGAATGTACCTTCAAAAAAAATGGTATAAACTAACTTTCAAACAAGAAGTAAACGATGATCCCGTCGAAAATCTTGATGTTCAAATATTACAAAGAGAGTTGTTAGAGCCTATACTCTCCATAAAAGATCCTAGAACTGATTCAAGGATATACTTCTTAGGTGGAATAAGAGGTTTGAAGGAAATTGAAAAATGGGTTGACAAAAAAGGTTGGGCAGTTGGATTTTCCATGTATCCAACCCAACTTGACCAATTAATGAAAGTTGCTGATATGAATAAAGTGATGCCTCCAAAATCAACCTGGTTTGAACCAAAATTGAGAAGCGGTTTGTTAATTCACCCGTTAGATTAA
- a CDS encoding NADH-dependent [FeFe] hydrogenase, group A6 — protein sequence MKVKINNREYEFDKEMSILDAVKSAHIKIPTLCYSEKLEPFGSCRLCSVEIKGERTLKPSCVTKITDGMEIYTHSDRVRKTRKTIMELIIASHGIDCNLNCLTCSKSGSCEIKEVAEEIGVTEVRVPPISNGLSKDESSYSIVREPQKCIVCNRCVRKCSEVQSVNILTIANRGPDTYVTTFMDKGMGNVDCTNCGQCILECPTGALHEVYHMERVWDAISDEDKFVIVQTAPAVRVAIAEEFGGEPGKIATKQMVAGLRLLGFDKVFDTNFSADLTIMEEANEFLERFKDNGKLPLFTSCSPGWIKFLEHNYPEFIDNLSTCKSPQQMFGAVAKTYYANKLGIPREKMVVVSVMPCTAKKYERVRPEMKGDVDYVLTTRELAKMFKLAGIDLLNLQEEEYDEPLGISSGAAAIFGATGGVMEAALRTAYEVITGKELENLNFESVRGIEGIKEATVAIDGINVKVAVANGLGNARRVLEMIKKGEKEYHFVEFMACPGGCIGGGGQPIPTNNETLNKRMQAIYEVDSSLPIRKSHENPAIKVLYEEFLGEPLSEKSHELLHTSYVARS from the coding sequence ATGAAAGTTAAAATAAATAATAGAGAATATGAATTTGACAAGGAAATGAGTATTTTAGATGCGGTAAAAAGTGCTCATATTAAAATCCCCACACTTTGTTATTCGGAAAAGCTTGAACCATTTGGAAGTTGTAGACTCTGTTCGGTGGAGATAAAAGGAGAGAGAACTTTAAAACCTTCTTGTGTTACAAAAATAACTGATGGAATGGAGATTTATACTCATTCAGATAGAGTCAGAAAAACAAGAAAAACCATTATGGAATTAATAATAGCCTCTCATGGTATAGATTGTAATTTAAATTGTTTAACTTGTTCAAAATCGGGTAGTTGTGAGATAAAAGAAGTAGCTGAAGAAATTGGAGTTACTGAAGTAAGAGTGCCTCCTATCTCTAATGGGCTTTCAAAAGACGAAAGTAGTTATTCAATAGTAAGAGAACCACAAAAATGTATTGTTTGTAATAGGTGCGTAAGGAAATGTTCTGAAGTTCAATCTGTTAATATATTAACTATAGCCAACAGAGGACCAGATACTTACGTTACTACTTTTATGGATAAGGGAATGGGAAACGTTGATTGCACTAACTGTGGGCAGTGCATATTAGAATGTCCAACAGGAGCTTTACATGAAGTTTATCATATGGAAAGAGTATGGGACGCTATTTCTGATGAAGATAAATTTGTAATAGTACAAACTGCACCCGCAGTAAGGGTGGCTATAGCTGAGGAATTTGGAGGAGAACCTGGTAAAATAGCCACTAAGCAAATGGTTGCTGGTTTAAGACTATTAGGGTTTGATAAGGTATTTGATACCAATTTTTCTGCTGATTTAACAATAATGGAAGAAGCAAATGAATTCTTAGAGCGATTTAAAGATAATGGGAAATTGCCACTATTTACTTCTTGTAGTCCTGGTTGGATAAAGTTTTTAGAGCATAATTACCCGGAGTTTATAGATAATTTATCCACTTGTAAATCTCCTCAACAAATGTTTGGGGCGGTGGCTAAAACTTATTATGCAAACAAACTTGGAATTCCAAGGGAAAAGATGGTTGTTGTTTCTGTAATGCCATGCACCGCAAAGAAATATGAAAGAGTAAGACCTGAGATGAAAGGTGACGTTGATTATGTGTTGACAACAAGAGAATTAGCTAAAATGTTCAAGTTAGCAGGTATAGATTTGTTGAACCTTCAAGAAGAAGAGTATGATGAACCGCTAGGAATTTCTTCAGGAGCAGCAGCTATCTTTGGAGCAACAGGAGGAGTAATGGAAGCTGCCCTCAGAACAGCTTATGAAGTAATAACTGGTAAAGAATTAGAAAATTTGAATTTTGAATCTGTTAGAGGAATTGAAGGTATAAAAGAAGCAACAGTAGCTATAGATGGAATAAATGTAAAGGTAGCCGTAGCAAACGGTTTAGGAAATGCAAGAAGAGTATTAGAAATGATAAAAAAAGGTGAAAAAGAATATCATTTCGTTGAATTTATGGCTTGTCCCGGAGGTTGTATTGGTGGGGGTGGTCAACCTATTCCTACTAATAATGAAACTCTTAATAAGAGAATGCAAGCTATATATGAAGTTGATAGCTCTCTTCCTATTCGTAAATCTCATGAAAATCCCGCAATAAAAGTATTGTATGAAGAATTCTTAGGCGAACCCTTAAGCGAAAAATCTCACGAATTGTTACATACCTCTTACGTTGCAAGAAGCTAA
- a CDS encoding NAD(P)H-dependent oxidoreductase subunit E translates to MEKFYQKELLEELHDIQETYGFISEEDIFRISKKRNIPKAHLYGVISFYSMFHLEPTGKYIIRLCDSVSCRLNHSSDIVKTLKEYLKIENHKTTEDKKFTLEIVECLGHCDEGPVMMVNDTYYTNLTTSKAIQILDSLE, encoded by the coding sequence ATGGAAAAGTTCTATCAAAAAGAGTTGTTAGAAGAACTACATGATATTCAAGAAACTTATGGATTTATTTCTGAAGAAGATATTTTTAGAATTTCTAAAAAAAGGAATATTCCAAAAGCACATTTATATGGTGTTATAAGTTTTTATTCAATGTTTCATTTGGAACCGACTGGCAAGTATATTATTCGTCTTTGTGACAGTGTTTCTTGTAGGTTGAACCATTCTTCAGATATAGTTAAGACATTAAAAGAATATTTGAAGATAGAAAATCACAAAACAACTGAAGATAAAAAATTCACGTTAGAAATTGTGGAATGCTTAGGGCATTGCGATGAAGGCCCAGTTATGATGGTTAACGATACTTACTATACCAATTTAACTACTTCAAAAGCTATTCAAATTCTTGACTCTTTAGAATAG
- a CDS encoding cell wall metabolism sensor histidine kinase WalK, with amino-acid sequence MAILLSMFGLTSYYALNYSLYDNIDNFLITRMDDFVKILNNVESAENIENIKALPNEMIYIYDTEGNLLRFYGYFTKIPEIPQKIETAESDAPFFFNINTDVDWSARFYISEASLKDNSSVVILVGRFTNEIENVLSRLEMILIITGILVMILGGIGGFFYASYSLKPVEKIISTAKNIEENNLNKRIEIKTDDELGMLASTLNQMISRLEKAFEQQKQFTADVSHDLRTPLSIIKAESSLSLKKERSSEEYKKSLQLILEETAYMSEIIDKLLFLARSDNKTQFYNFDKVNLEDLLIEVIKKTKPLFKEKGLSLEISQIEEITVIADKEKIKEAILNVLDNSLKYTNEGKISVSLKKEGNYAVITIKDTGKGISEKDLSKIFDRFYRGDKARAGSDKSTGLGLAIVKEIINAHNGSIDVKSKLGEGTTFSILLPAK; translated from the coding sequence ATGGCAATTTTATTGTCAATGTTTGGGCTCACTTCGTATTATGCTTTAAATTATAGCCTATATGACAATATTGATAATTTTCTAATTACTAGAATGGATGATTTTGTCAAAATACTAAACAATGTAGAAAGTGCAGAAAACATTGAGAACATAAAAGCGTTACCGAACGAAATGATTTATATCTATGACACAGAAGGTAACTTATTAAGGTTCTATGGTTATTTTACGAAAATTCCTGAAATACCTCAAAAAATTGAAACAGCGGAAAGTGATGCGCCTTTCTTTTTTAACATTAATACTGATGTTGATTGGAGCGCTAGATTTTATATATCAGAAGCTAGTTTAAAAGATAATTCATCAGTTGTAATTTTAGTTGGGAGATTTACAAACGAAATAGAAAATGTTTTATCTCGTCTTGAAATGATCTTGATCATAACAGGGATATTGGTAATGATTTTAGGAGGAATAGGTGGTTTTTTTTATGCTTCCTATTCTCTTAAACCTGTTGAGAAGATTATAAGTACTGCAAAAAATATAGAAGAAAATAACTTAAATAAAAGAATTGAAATTAAGACAGACGATGAATTAGGAATGTTGGCCTCGACTCTTAATCAAATGATTTCAAGATTAGAGAAAGCTTTTGAACAACAAAAACAATTTACAGCAGATGTCTCACACGATTTGAGAACACCTCTTTCTATTATTAAAGCAGAAAGTAGTCTTTCTTTAAAAAAGGAAAGAAGTAGTGAAGAATATAAGAAATCATTGCAATTAATCTTAGAAGAAACTGCTTATATGTCCGAAATAATTGATAAATTGCTTTTCTTAGCTAGAAGCGATAATAAAACGCAATTTTATAATTTTGATAAAGTAAATTTAGAAGATTTACTAATAGAAGTAATTAAAAAAACTAAACCATTATTTAAAGAAAAAGGGTTAAGCTTAGAAATTAGTCAAATAGAAGAAATCACAGTAATTGCTGATAAAGAAAAGATAAAAGAAGCAATTTTAAACGTTCTTGATAATTCTTTAAAATACACTAATGAGGGTAAGATTAGTGTTTCTCTTAAAAAAGAAGGAAATTATGCCGTTATAACTATTAAAGATACAGGAAAAGGAATATCAGAAAAAGATTTATCTAAGATTTTTGATCGTTTTTATAGAGGGGATAAAGCAAGAGCTGGAAGCGATAAAAGTACAGGATTAGGATTAGCTATAGTAAAAGAGATAATTAACGCACATAATGGAAGTATCGATGTTAAAAGTAAACTAGGAGAGGGAACTACTTTTTCTATACTGTTACCTGCAAAATAA
- a CDS encoding PspC domain-containing protein, translating to MKKLYRSQKNKILAGVCGGLGEYFEIDPVIIRLLWIVLTFLGGFGVVLYILAIFIIPLEPNEEYTKVEDEYTVHQESYQTRHKLEDQDKRIAVGLLALLFIAVGIIILISIVVPSTFFLKNFVKIVLSILLIGIGAYMISTSHSKK from the coding sequence ATGAAAAAATTGTATCGTTCCCAAAAAAATAAAATTTTAGCCGGAGTTTGTGGTGGTTTGGGAGAGTATTTTGAAATTGATCCTGTTATTATCAGATTATTATGGATAGTTTTGACTTTTTTAGGAGGGTTTGGAGTCGTTTTATACATCCTAGCTATATTTATAATCCCTCTTGAGCCTAACGAAGAATATACTAAAGTTGAAGATGAATACACAGTGCACCAAGAATCATACCAAACACGCCATAAATTAGAAGATCAGGATAAAAGAATTGCTGTAGGTTTATTAGCTTTATTATTTATTGCTGTTGGAATTATTATTTTAATTAGTATAGTAGTGCCGTCTACATTTTTCCTCAAAAATTTTGTCAAAATTGTACTAAGCATTTTATTGATTGGCATTGGAGCATATATGATTTCTACTTCTCATTCAAAGAAATAA
- a CDS encoding NADH-quinone oxidoreductase subunit F — protein MEKIFLKTDLGKSIEEYEFSGLKNALRMGPQNVINKIKESGLRGRGGAGFPTGIKWETVYSIKNDTKFVICNADEGEPGTFKDRFLLENLPFKVLEGIIISGYATGSNYGYIYIRGEYVESIKIIKRLIEKLYEKNVLGKNILDSGFSFDLKLVRGAGAYVCGDETSLINSIEGDRGKSRIKPPLPVFEGLYGQPTVVNNVETLAAAAEIMKYDNNPYKEMGTERSRGTKLVSISGDVKKPGVYEVEFGSLTIKEIINDLAGGVQGEKLGFVIPGGISTEVLTEEEVNVSYTYENLQEMGSNIGSGGMIVVSAERNYLEIAKNVSDFFRDETCGTCFPCREGNKNISKIVSDIYKRGYPTSKEIEIISDIKYAVSSAARCGFGESSLNLILSLFDKFYNKKVKV, from the coding sequence ATGGAAAAGATTTTTTTAAAAACAGATTTGGGAAAAAGTATCGAGGAGTATGAATTTAGTGGCCTAAAAAATGCTTTAAGAATGGGTCCACAAAATGTTATAAATAAAATAAAAGAAAGTGGTTTAAGAGGAAGAGGTGGAGCTGGGTTTCCTACAGGAATAAAGTGGGAAACTGTTTATTCGATAAAAAACGATACCAAATTTGTTATTTGTAATGCCGATGAAGGAGAGCCTGGGACTTTCAAAGATAGGTTCTTATTAGAAAATCTACCTTTTAAAGTTCTTGAAGGAATTATAATAAGTGGATATGCAACAGGTTCAAATTATGGTTATATATATATAAGAGGAGAATATGTAGAATCTATCAAGATTATAAAAAGACTAATAGAAAAATTATATGAAAAAAATGTTTTAGGTAAAAATATTTTAGATTCAGGATTTTCGTTTGATTTAAAATTAGTTAGAGGAGCGGGTGCATATGTATGTGGTGACGAAACTTCTTTAATTAATTCAATAGAAGGTGACAGAGGAAAATCTAGGATTAAACCTCCATTACCTGTTTTTGAGGGATTGTATGGGCAACCAACTGTGGTTAACAATGTTGAAACTTTAGCTGCCGCTGCAGAAATAATGAAATATGATAACAATCCTTACAAAGAAATGGGAACAGAAAGAAGTAGAGGGACAAAATTAGTTTCAATAAGTGGAGATGTCAAGAAACCTGGTGTTTACGAAGTGGAGTTTGGAAGTTTAACCATAAAAGAAATAATAAATGATTTAGCCGGTGGCGTCCAAGGAGAAAAACTTGGATTTGTTATACCTGGAGGTATTTCTACAGAAGTATTAACAGAAGAAGAGGTTAATGTATCTTATACTTACGAAAATCTCCAAGAAATGGGTAGCAATATCGGTTCTGGTGGAATGATTGTAGTTTCTGCTGAAAGAAACTATCTTGAAATTGCAAAGAACGTTTCAGATTTCTTTAGAGATGAAACTTGTGGGACTTGTTTCCCATGTAGGGAAGGAAACAAAAATATCAGTAAAATAGTTTCTGATATATATAAAAGAGGATATCCCACTTCTAAAGAAATAGAAATTATATCTGATATAAAATATGCTGTCAGTAGTGCAGCTCGCTGTGGGTTTGGAGAATCTTCTTTAAATTTAATTTTATCTCTATTTGATAAATTCTATAACAAGAAGGTGAAAGTATGA
- a CDS encoding DUF402 domain-containing protein codes for MINIKYYNFDLTNKIEEIQTHAVNEKIDLEQVVRFGKDTYGIKRRWKILSSHNSVDFIKRLLSPKGNLMLTYYRDKEGEMSNYLIYIDFGKYNVSNNLIEFYDQELDIVIYNNLKYKILDMEETISAYERGEIALSDLSDILIDFENLVNNFNYSGIINSLSLRFGVTAINWLLKNEVSFI; via the coding sequence GTGATAAATATAAAATACTATAACTTTGATTTAACTAATAAAATAGAAGAGATTCAAACACACGCTGTAAATGAAAAAATCGATTTGGAACAAGTAGTTAGATTTGGAAAAGATACATATGGTATTAAGAGAAGATGGAAAATTTTGTCTTCGCATAACTCAGTTGATTTTATAAAGCGTTTATTATCTCCAAAGGGTAATTTGATGCTAACTTATTACCGCGATAAAGAAGGAGAGATGTCGAATTACCTTATATATATTGATTTTGGAAAATATAATGTGTCTAATAACCTTATAGAATTTTATGACCAGGAATTAGATATAGTTATCTATAATAATTTAAAGTATAAAATTCTAGATATGGAAGAAACAATTTCAGCCTATGAACGAGGGGAAATAGCATTATCTGATCTTAGTGATATTTTAATCGATTTCGAGAATTTAGTCAATAATTTTAATTATTCAGGTATAATCAACTCTCTTTCCTTGAGATTTGGTGTAACTGCTATTAATTGGCTTTTGAAAAATGAGGTTTCTTTTATATAA
- a CDS encoding HDIG domain-containing metalloprotein, with amino-acid sequence MAKKNRLNEFLRKNGNFLLRVSLFIVLTIFAEWIVFGQVTFDFQLKYSLVFLVLWIFIGEFLLRKHKMFNLHPKNYWAAFLTPLFLNIFINLLVYKYVNIFAISTILSTLIITLLIDYSTGLISGLIFSLYFGILFGFDLKFTIFLFLPAAFVALSARRIKRRIEIIIPFLVASLTQIVVSYTINLYYSPLDYLMILEMNFFSILITMGLLPFFEYISRVYSEIGLLELGNLSNPLLKELSLKAPGTYYHSMIISNLAESATEIIDGQTILARVGSYFHDIGKVWRPQFFTENQKNKNPHSDISAKLSSLILNNHVTYGIELARKHRLPILIEDMIAQHQGTRVKQFFYQEYYNQTGIKDANMFRYPGPIPQFKESAILMICDVTEAMTRTMKDLNAVELNEKLDNLINSLFFEGQLDDCELTLREIKKIKGRIVRTIMEMNHKRISYPKIETKELKE; translated from the coding sequence ATGGCTAAAAAAAATAGGTTAAATGAATTTTTAAGAAAGAATGGGAACTTCTTATTAAGAGTGTCACTTTTTATAGTTCTAACTATTTTTGCTGAATGGATAGTATTTGGACAGGTAACTTTTGATTTTCAGTTAAAATACAGCCTCGTTTTTTTAGTTTTATGGATATTTATAGGAGAATTTTTATTAAGAAAACATAAAATGTTTAATCTTCATCCTAAAAATTATTGGGCGGCATTTCTAACGCCGCTTTTTTTGAATATATTCATAAACTTATTAGTTTATAAATATGTAAACATTTTTGCTATTTCTACAATTTTAAGTACATTGATAATAACCCTTTTGATTGATTATTCAACTGGACTAATTTCTGGCCTTATATTTTCTTTATATTTTGGGATACTATTTGGTTTTGATTTGAAATTTACAATATTTTTATTTTTGCCCGCAGCATTCGTTGCTCTTTCTGCCAGAAGGATAAAGAGAAGAATAGAAATAATAATTCCTTTCTTGGTAGCATCGTTAACTCAGATTGTTGTTTCCTATACCATTAATTTGTATTATTCACCTTTGGATTATTTGATGATTTTGGAGATGAACTTTTTTAGTATTTTAATAACTATGGGTTTATTGCCTTTTTTTGAGTATATTAGTAGAGTCTACTCTGAAATTGGATTACTTGAACTAGGTAATTTAAGTAACCCCCTTTTAAAGGAGCTTTCGTTGAAAGCTCCAGGGACGTATTATCATAGTATGATTATTTCCAATTTGGCAGAAAGCGCTACTGAAATAATTGATGGTCAAACTATTTTAGCTAGGGTTGGTTCATATTTTCACGATATAGGAAAAGTATGGAGGCCTCAATTTTTTACTGAAAACCAAAAAAATAAGAACCCTCATTCAGATATTAGTGCAAAACTGAGTTCCCTTATTCTAAATAATCATGTTACATATGGAATAGAATTGGCAAGAAAGCACAGACTACCAATATTGATTGAAGATATGATAGCTCAACATCAGGGGACTAGAGTTAAACAATTTTTTTATCAAGAGTACTATAATCAAACCGGGATAAAAGATGCAAACATGTTTAGATATCCTGGCCCTATTCCTCAATTCAAAGAATCCGCGATATTGATGATTTGTGATGTTACAGAAGCTATGACTAGAACTATGAAAGATTTGAATGCAGTTGAACTTAATGAAAAACTTGATAATTTGATAAATTCTCTTTTTTTTGAAGGTCAATTGGATGACTGTGAACTAACTCTTAGAGAAATAAAAAAAATAAAGGGAAGAATTGTTAGGACAATTATGGAAATGAATCATAAAAGAATATCATATCCGAAAATAGAAACAAAAGAGCTTAAAGAGTAA
- the ybeY gene encoding rRNA maturation RNase YbeY — MIINIFNHQDTKEIDKKKLKNVVEYVLKKEIGDGNYELNILITDDEGIILYNKYRKKDEPTDVLSFSYGIDQETIGDIVVSVESIERQAPFFNNNFEEEFFYIIIHGILHIIGYDHENSEEEAKRMFDTQDRYFEQTIKKGRR; from the coding sequence ATGATTATAAATATTTTTAATCATCAAGATACAAAAGAAATAGACAAAAAAAAGTTGAAAAATGTTGTTGAGTATGTTCTTAAAAAAGAAATAGGAGATGGGAATTACGAATTAAATATTTTAATCACTGATGATGAAGGTATAATTTTGTACAATAAATATAGGAAAAAAGATGAACCTACAGATGTTTTATCTTTTTCTTATGGGATCGATCAAGAAACTATTGGGGATATTGTTGTTTCTGTGGAAAGTATAGAAAGGCAAGCTCCTTTCTTTAACAATAATTTTGAAGAGGAATTTTTTTATATAATCATACACGGGATTCTTCACATAATTGGCTATGACCATGAAAACTCTGAGGAGGAAGCAAAAAGAATGTTTGATACTCAGGATAGATATTTTGAGCAAACTATAAAAAAGGGGAGGAGATAA